The Carnobacterium divergens nucleotide sequence GGGCTTTGCTTATCTATTAATGACAAGCGATGCGATGATTGGAGCGCTTGATCCAAACGGATTTAGACCTCTTTCAATCGGACAAATGAAAAACGGAGCCTATGTGTTAGCTAGTGAAACTTGTGCTCTTGACGTTGTGGGGGCAACCTTTGTCAGACAGGTGATGCCGGGTGAGATTGTCATTATTAATGACGAAGGGTACACCATTGAAACGTACACAGATGATACCACAATGGCAATTTGTTCAATGGAATATATTTATTTTGCGAGACCAGATTCTGATATTGCTGGTGTGAATGTGCATACGGCTCGAAAAAATATGGGACGTAGATTGGCAGAAGAAGCGCCAATTGATGCAGATATTGTGATTGGGGTACCGAATTCTTCCCTATCTGCTGCTAGCGGATACGCTGAGAAAAGTGGCATTCCATATGAAATGGGTTTAATTAAAAATCAATACATTGCTAGAACGTTTATTCAACCAACACAAGAATTAAGAGAACAGGGAGTTCGTATGAAACTGTCGGCTGTTCGAGGTGTTGTAGCTGGAAAAAAAGTGGTGATGGTAGATGATTCAATCGTTCGTGGAACGACAAGTCGCCGTATTGTGCAACTTTTAAAGGAAGCTGGAGCAAAGGAAGTTCATGTTCGCATTGCTTCTCCGCCATTACGCTATCCTTGTTTCTATGGAATCGACATTCAAACTAGAGAAGAACTAATAGCAGCCAATCATTCCGTTTCGGAAATTAAAGACTTAATCTTTGCAGACAGCCTATCTTTTTTAAGTGAAGAAGGACTGATTGAATCAATTGGATTAAATTTTGATGCGCCTTATTCTGGATTGTGCATGGCCTACTTTAATGGCGATTTTCCAACAGCTTTATATGATTATGAAGCAGATTATCTTAAATCATTAGAGATAACGCCGGTACTTAAATAAAAATGGGATCAAAAAGCAACGAATTTGGAGGGAATTAGATAAT carries:
- the purF gene encoding amidophosphoribosyltransferase, whose protein sequence is MLTEVKSLNEECGVFGVWGHPEAARLNYFGLHSLQHRGQEGAGIVANHQGALKGHRNVGLISEVFKDERELERLKGDSAIGHVRYGTAGSGGINNIQPFLFKFYDEEIALAHNGNLINAKSLRLELEQAGAIFHSNSDTEVLMHLIRRSKEVRFIDKLKESLRTVKGGFAYLLMTSDAMIGALDPNGFRPLSIGQMKNGAYVLASETCALDVVGATFVRQVMPGEIVIINDEGYTIETYTDDTTMAICSMEYIYFARPDSDIAGVNVHTARKNMGRRLAEEAPIDADIVIGVPNSSLSAASGYAEKSGIPYEMGLIKNQYIARTFIQPTQELREQGVRMKLSAVRGVVAGKKVVMVDDSIVRGTTSRRIVQLLKEAGAKEVHVRIASPPLRYPCFYGIDIQTREELIAANHSVSEIKDLIFADSLSFLSEEGLIESIGLNFDAPYSGLCMAYFNGDFPTALYDYEADYLKSLEITPVLK